The Glycine soja cultivar W05 chromosome 6, ASM419377v2, whole genome shotgun sequence genome has a window encoding:
- the LOC114414732 gene encoding uncharacterized acetyltransferase At3g50280-like, which yields MMSTHVVRHVSECFVKPHCPGQESNQICNLTPWDIAMLSVHYIQKGLLFKKPPTTLVDQHDFIENLLEKLKHSLSLTLFHFYPLAGRLVTQKTQDPPSYAVLVDCNNNSDGARFIYATLDMTISDIISPIDVPPIVHSLFDHHKAVNHDGHTMPLLSIQVTQLVDAVFIGCSMNHVIGDGTSYWNFFNTWSEIFQAQAEGHEYDVPISHNPIHNRWFPELYGPLINLPFKNHDEFISRFESPKLRERIFHFSAESIAKLKAKANKECNTTKISSFQSLSALVWRSITRARSVPQEQRTSCKLATDNRSRMEPPLPKEYFGNSLHAVSGEATTRELLENGLGWAAWKLHLAVANHNASAVLDFLKVWLESPFIYQIGGFFDPYCVMMGSSPRFNMYGNEFGMGKAVAVRSGYANKFDGKVTSYPGHEGGGSIDLEVCLSPDTMSALESDDEFMSAVC from the coding sequence ATGATGAGTACCCATGTCGTTCGTCATGTTTCAGAATGCTTCGTCAAGCCACATTGTCCCGGCCAAGAGTCAAACCAAATATGCAACTTAACACCTTGGGATATTGCTATGCTGTCCGTCCACTACATCCAGAAGGGTCTGCTTTTCAAGAAGCCTCCAACAACACTTGTTGATCAACATGATTTCATTGAGAACCTGTTGGAGAAGCTCAAGcactctctttctctcaccCTCTTCCATTTCTATCCTTTGGCTGGTCGCCTTGTAACTCAGAAAACCCAAGACCCTCCCTCATATGCTGTGCTTGTTGATTGCAACAACAATAGTGATGGAGCTAGATTCATCTATGCAACATTGGACATGACCATATCTGACATAATCTCTCCCATTGACGTCCCACCCATTGTTCACTCATTGTTTGACCACCACAAAGCAGTCAACCATGATGGCCACACCATGCCATTGTTGTCCATCCAAGTCACTCAACTAGTGGATGCTGTTTTTATAGGTTGTTCCATGAACCACGTTATTGGCGATGGCACTTCTTATTGGAATTTCTTTAACACGTGGTCTGAGATTTTTCAAGCTCAAGCTGAAGGGCATGAATATGATGTTCCCATTTCACACAATCCTATTCATAATCGCTGGTTTCCAGAGCTTTACGGTCCATTAATCAATCTTCCCTTCAAAAACCACGACGAGTTTATTAGCAGATTTGAATCGCCCAAGCTGAGAGAGAGAATCTTCCACTTTTCAGCAGAGTCTATTGCGAAGCTGAAAGCAAAGGCGAACAAGGAGTGCAATACCACCAAAATCTCTTCGTTCCAGTCATTATCAGCACTTGTTTGGAGATCCATAACTCGTGCGCGCTCAGTACCACAGGAGCAGAGAACAAGTTGCAAGCTGGCCACAGACAATCGATCAAGAATGGAACCACCTCTGCCTAAGGAATACTTTGGAAACTCGCTTCATGCGGTGAGTGGTGAGGCCACGACAAGGGAGTTGCTTGAGAATGGTTTGGGATGGGCAGCATGGAAGTTGCACCTTGCTGTTGCAAACCATAATGCCAGTGCTGTTTTGGATTTTCTCAAAGTGTGGTTAGAATCTCCTTTCATATATCAAATTGGTGGTTTTTTTGACCCCTACTGTGTGATGATGGGTAGCTCGCCAAGGTTCAACATGTATGGGAATGAGTTTGGAATGGGGAAAGCAGTGGCAGTTAGAAGTGGTTATGCCAACAAATTTGATGGCAAAGTGACATCATACCCTGGCCATGAAGGAGGGGGAAGCATTGATTTGGAAGTCTGTCTTTCACCGGATACAATGAGCGCGTTGGAATCAGACGACGAGTTCATGAGTGCAGTTTGCTAA